Proteins co-encoded in one Siniperca chuatsi isolate FFG_IHB_CAS linkage group LG11, ASM2008510v1, whole genome shotgun sequence genomic window:
- the cep170aa gene encoding centrosomal protein of 170 kDa isoform X1: MSVTSWFLVSSGGTRHRLPREMIFVGRDDCELMLQSRSVDKQHAVINYEAGTDEHKVKDLGSLNGTFVNDVRIQEQMYITLKLEDKLRFGYDTNLFTVVRGELTVPEEALKHEKFTSGLQLSKKPPNGETTTTTTTSKSPTKTPTKTLKSASGSTPRSGESRATDGVTASKEPTAKPVDTHKAEERLGGDVTALPRGTPLYGQPSWWGDGDADDENSFKQETKSSNKKHDSSMSVPDSKEARRGEKAKEDGLHASAAHDSSYFEIPTKEGHMANNGIHEIPTKDTEGTTTHPSTTAAQGHASFTIEFDNTSPGKVTIKDHVSKFTPDHHRSRSKKSGTGSGGAGGRDLSTLQAAMMASESKVADWLAQNDPTLVRSESTEDDSKSIKSDVPVHLKRLKGSKHEDGTQSDSENGLGLRFANRRHALEERLKAVHGHVGGGTGGGNITVSGTRATSSRTAFMIEFYDEENPRKRRSYSFSQTAPLQVGGAGGEGLCPQPPSHPKVFSISTSATTASDSGKVPAPISATVAAGAPTAARVLLKQRSEDPSIGRSSASTGLATGSPTSPSEDASVVGRGAGTAGGEAEDDRSDKGTYTIELENRNAEEEEARRMIDKVFGVQQNQDTSSLSDLKGEGKGKETGEAGKEALPGDSSWVSQWASLAANHTRTDPEGSGAETAAFLHKERADAFESGASLSRDESSSSLTDRKRRTLPQLPVDDPRAKSCTKALGLRSEIGEKQDTEPQEKENKGDGESPTPMGDGEMTSKRKQSSTSSPSKAPLRTSGSSERKKRSEERKGGGGVAEGGEKSGKPLVRQGSFTIEKPSANVPAELIPRINRGGSGRERSDSVGSMDTATLLKDTEAVMAFLEAKLRDENKLDQKSNKTGISTKGSGSGFPPRTDSISPESDVDTASTASHVAGEAERKASAGGEQKRRSFSSMHREKSNMSTASKTSVTNASARERLERKSKTRTVEATSRTDARRSVQPSSASSRARQPSLDLTDDDQTSSFPISDILSSDQETYSGPLGHSKLDTRSAKASTSGSSKTSRTLQAATTSSLNKQASLPQPRPTRASLLRRARLGDTSDTDLADADRVSVASEVSTTSSTSKPPSGRKGLSRLDMLAQPRRTRLGSISARSDSECTVTRSSTSSPRLSAETALRLGLRSSTPTENRLTPRMRANSVSKLNETKTKTTTSGYCSPTESSQPEPEGGDAEEELMVSSSSRWRRLPPEYGSTSEEEFGSNRNSPKHGGRSHMRPHHLVPHRSSRLSTTASPGSGMVTGPGGVGVKHRMKEQEEYIRDWTAHSEEIARLFPCVRRISQDLAKDLAILAREIHDVAGEIDSVSSSGTAPSTTVSTAATTPGSAIDTREEVGPARPTQPDIQESMRKLVDRVFDESLNFRKIPPVISTNKAPEINGKPVELRPRAPDSLEPRALRRRTWNREEAVLDSLLLNSVSQLSTKIRHSVDKTAGKIRILFKDKERNWDEIENKLRSESDIPLLKTSNKEISSILLELKRVEKQLQVINVMVDPDGTLDALASLGLTSPTTPTKSQTAKITSPSATSPGSLPPAKESLPEILPGPGGSTARVQAASASTEETARHPSVGLGLTGVGGLPFNRVRPSGEEAIAQK; the protein is encoded by the exons ATGAGTGTGACCTCCTGGTTCCTGGTGAGCAGCGGGGGGACTCGCCACCGACTCCCCCGGGAAATGATCTTTGTTGGCCGGGATGACTGCGAGCTCATGCTACAG tCACGCAGCGTGGATAAGCAGCATGCAGTCATCAACTACGAGGCTGGGACTGACGAACACAAGGTCAAGGACCTGGGAAGCCTGAATGGG ACCTTTGTAAATGATGTCCGCATCCAGGAGCAGATGTACATCACTCTGAAGTTGGAGGACAAACTGAGGTTTGGATATG ataCCAACCTGTTCACGGTGGTGAGAGGAGAGCTCACTGTGCCTGAGGAGGCTCTAAAG CATGAAAAGTTCACCAGCGGCCTCCAGCTGAGCAAGAAGCCGCCCAATGGCGAAACCACTACTACCACAACCACAAGCAAGTCTCCCACTAAGACCCCAACAAAGACGCTGAAGTCCGCCAGTGGCAGCACCCCGAGGTCGGGGGAGAGTAGAGCAACAGATGGGGTCACTGCTTCCAAAGAGCCAACAGCTAAACCTGTGGACACTCACAAAGCAGAGGAGAGGTTAGGAG GGGATGTTACAGCGCTGCCTCGTGGGACCCCCCTGTACGGCCAGCCGTCTTGGTGGGGGGATGGGGATGCAGACGATGAGAACTCCTTCAAACAGGAAACCAAGTCAtccaacaaaaaacatgacagcTCCATGTCAG TCCCAGACAGCAAAGAGGCACGTCGAGGGGAGAAAGCTAAAGAGGACGGCCTTCATGCGTCTGCCGCCCACGATTCAAGTTACTTTGAGATCCCTACCAAGGAGGGTCACATGGCCAATAACGGCATCCATGAGATTCCCACCAAGGACACAGAGGGCACCACCACTCACCCTAGCACCACTGCAG CTCAAGGTCACGCCTCCTTCACCATAGAGTTTGACAATACTTCTCCTGGGAAAGTCACCATAAAAGACCATGTGTCAAAGTTCACACCCGACCACCACAGATCTCGCTCCAAGAAGAGTGGAACAGGaagtggaggagcaggagggagggaCTTGAGCACACTGCAAGCCGCTATGATGGCATCGGAGAGCAAGGTGGCCGATTGGCTGGCCCAGAACGACCCTACTCTGGTGCGCAGCGAGTCAACGGAGGACGACAGCAAGAGCATCAAGAGCGATGTGCCGGTCCATCTCAAAAGACTAAAAG GCAGCAAGCATGAGGATGGCACCCAGAGTGACTCAGAGAATGGACTGGGCCTGCGTTTCGCCAACCGCCGCCATGCCCTTGAGGAACGCCTAAAAGCAGTACACGGCCACGTcggaggaggaacaggaggggGTAACATAACAGTGAGCGGGACCAGAGCAACCAGCTCCCGCACTGCCTTCATGATCGAGTTCTACGACGAGGAAAACCCTCGCAAGCGGCGGTCGTATTCGTTTTCCCAGACTGCACCCCTGCAGGTGGGAGGAGCTGGCGGGGAGGGACTGTGTCCCCAGCCTCCCTCTCACCCCAAGGTGTTCAGCATTTCCACATCTGCTACTACAGCCTCAGACTCAG GTAAGGTTCCAGCTCCGATATCAGCTACAGTGGCTGCAGGTGCCCCTACGGCTGCCCGCGTCCTTCTCaagcagaggtcagaggacCCGAGTATCGGTCGCAGCTCAGCCAGTACCGGGCTGGCGACAGGAAGTCCCACCAGCCCCAGCGAAGACGCCTCGGTCGTCGGGAGAGGAGCGGGAACTGCTGGAGGGGAGGCAGAGGACGACCGCAGCGATAAGGGGACCTACACTATCGAACTGGAGAACAGGAacgcagaggaagaggaggccaggcGCATGATCGACAAG GTGTTTGGTGTGCAGCAGAACCAGGACACCTCTAGTCTGTCAGACCtgaaaggagaaggaaaaggaaaggagacaggagaagcagggaaagag GCTCTTCCTGGTGACTCGAGCTGGGTCTCTCAGTGGGCCAGTCTAGCTGCCAATCACACCAGGACAGACCCAGAGGGCTCAGGAGCAGAAACAGCTGCCTTCCTGCACAAAGAGAGAG CTGATGCCTTTGAGTCTGGAGCATCTCTCAGCAGAGATGAATCCTCCTCCAGTCTGACCGACCGTAAGCGCAGGACCCTCCCCCAGCTCCCTGTGGATGACCCCCGGGCTAAATCCTGCACCAAAGCTCTGGGACTGAGGTCCGAGATTGGGGAGAAACAGGACACTGAACCCCAGGAAAAAGAGAACAAGGGAGACGGGGAGTCCCCAACTCCCATGGGCGACGGTGAGATGACCAGTAAAAGGAAACAAAGCTCCACCTCTTCTCCATCCAAGGCTCCTCTCCGGACCTCTGGCAGCAGTGAGCGGAAGAAGAggtcagaggagaggaaaggaggaggaggagtagcagaaggaggagagaagtcTGGGAAGCCTCTAGTACGCCAGGGCagcttcacaattgagaagcccAGCGCTAATGTCCCTGCAGAGCTCATCCCACGCATCAACAGAGGCGGCAGTGGGCGTGAACGCAGTGACTCTGTGGGCAGCATGGATACTGCTACGCTCCTGAAGGACACTGAAGCTGTCATGGCATTCCTGGAGGCCAAACtaagagatgaaaacaaactAGACCAGAAAAGTAATAAAACTGGCATCAGCACTAAGGGTTCAGGTTCTGGCTTCCCCCCTCGGACTGACTCTATATCTCCTGAGTCTGATGTGGACACGGCCAGCACAGCTAGTCATGTggctggagaggcagagaggaaagcATCAGCTGGTGGCGAACAAAAACGACGTTCCTTCAGCAGCATGCACCGGGAGAAAAGCAACATGAGCACAGCTTCCAAGACCAGCGTCACTAACGCAAGTGCCCGTGAACGCTTGGAGAGAAAGTCTAAAACAAGAACAGTGGAGGCGACGAGCCGGACTGATGCACGCCGCTCTGTTCAGCcgtcctctgcctcctccagaGCACGCCAGCCTTCTCTGGATCTCACTGATGATGACCAAACGTCTTCCTTCCCCATCTCTGACATCCTCTCCTCAGACCAGGAGACTTACTCTGGACCTTTGGGGCATTCCAAACTCGACACCAGGTCTGCTAAAGCCTCCACCAGTGGATCCTCCAAAACCAGCCGCACTCTCCAGGCAGCCACGACCTCTTCCCTGAACAAGCAGGCCTCACTGCCTCAGCCGCGCCCCACAAGAGCCTCCCTTCTCCGCCGTGCCCGGCTAGGGGATACATCTGACACGGATCTAGCTGATGCAGACAGGGTGTCTGTCGCCTCTGAGGTgtccaccaccagctccacctctaaGCCGCCATCCGGTCGGAAGGGACTGTCACGGCTGGATATGCTGGCTCAGCCACGTAGGACCCGATTGGGTTCCATCTCAGCCCGCAGTGACTCAGAGTGTACAGTGACACGGAGCTCCACCTCTTCACCCCGCCTGTCAGCTGAGACTGCTCTGCGTCTGGGCTTGCGCTCATCAACACCAACAGAGAACAGGCTGACGCCCAGGATGAGGGCTAACAGCGTGTCCAAACTGAATGAGACCAAGACTAAAACCACTACATCTGGATACTGCTCGCCCACAG AGAGCTCTCAGCCCGAACCTGAGGGTGGTGATGCAGAGGAAGAGCTGATGG TGTCCAGTAGCAGCAGGTGGAGACGTCTGCCGCCTGAGTACGGCTCCACCTCAGAGGAAGAGTTTGGCTCCAACCGGAATTCTCCGAAGCATGGAGGACGCTCCCACATGCGACCTCACCACCTCGTCCCACACCGCAGCTCCAGACTCAGCACCACCGCCAGCCCAGGCTCCGGCATGGTGACGGGTCCAGGTGGAGTTGGGGTCAAACACCGCATGAAGGAGCAAGAGGAGTACATCAGGGACTGGACAGCACACAGCGAAGAGATAGCCAG GTTGTTCCCATGTGTGCGCAGGATCAGCCAGGACCTGGCTAAGGACTTGGCCATCTTGGCCCGTGAGATCCACGATGTGGCCGGTGAGATCGACTCGGTCAGCTCATCTGGCACGGCACCCAGCACCACCGTCAGCACCGCTGCCACCACCCCGGGATCGGCCATCGACACCCGGGAAGAGGTAGGCCCTGCACGTCCCACGCAGCCGGATATACAGGAGAGCATGAGAAAG TTGGTGGATCGGGTGTTTGATGAGAGCCTCAACTTCAGGAAGATCCCGCCTGTGATTTCAACCAATAAGGCGCCAGAGATCAACGGTAAGCCAGTGGAGCTCCGCCCCCGTGCTCCTGACAGTCTGGAGCCCCGAGCTCTGAGGAGACGCACCTGGAACCGAGAGGAG GCGGTGTTGGACAGCCTGCTGCTCAATTCAGTTTCTCAGCTGTCCACCAAGATCAGACACTCTGTTGACAAAACAGCAGGAAAAATCAG GATATTGTTCAAGGATAAGGAAAGGAACTGGGATGAAATTGAGAATAAACTCCGATCAGAGAGTGATATACCACTCCTGAAAACCTCCAACAAG gaGATCTCCTCAATTCTGCTCGAACTGAAGAGAGTTGAGAAGCAGCTTCAAg TGATCAATGTGATGGTAGACCCAGATGGGACTCTGGATGCCTTGGCCAGCCTCGGCCTGACCAGCCCCACCACCCCTACCAAGTCCCAAACCGCCAAAATAACTTCCCCCTCTGCCACCAGCCCTGGGTCTCTGCCCCCAGCCAAAGAATCACTGCCGGAGATCCTTCCTGGGCCTGGAGGATCAACAGCCAGGGTTCAGGCTGCCTCTGCCAGCACAGAGGAGACTGCACGACACCCCAGCGTGGGTCTGGGGTTAACAGGAGTGGGAGGACTGCCCTTCAACCGCGTGCGGCCGAGCGGAGAGGAGGCCATCGcacagaaatga
- the cep170aa gene encoding centrosomal protein of 170 kDa isoform X4, producing MSVTSWFLVSSGGTRHRLPREMIFVGRDDCELMLQSRSVDKQHAVINYEAGTDEHKVKDLGSLNGTFVNDVRIQEQMYITLKLEDKLRFGYDTNLFTVVRGELTVPEEALKHEKFTSGLQLSKKPPNGETTTTTTTSKSPTKTPTKTLKSASGSTPRSGESRATDGVTASKEPTAKPVDTHKAEERLGGDVTALPRGTPLYGQPSWWGDGDADDENSFKQETKSSNKKHDSSMSVPDSKEARRGEKAKEDGLHASAAHDSSYFEIPTKEGHMANNGIHEIPTKDTEGTTTHPSTTAAQGHASFTIEFDNTSPGKVTIKDHVSKFTPDHHRSRSKKSGTGSGGAGGRDLSTLQAAMMASESKVADWLAQNDPTLVRSESTEDDSKSIKSDVPVHLKRLKGSKHEDGTQSDSENGLGLRFANRRHALEERLKAVHGHVGGGTGGGNITVSGTRATSSRTAFMIEFYDEENPRKRRSYSFSQTAPLQVGGAGGEGLCPQPPSHPKVFSISTSATTASDSGKVPAPISATVAAGAPTAARVLLKQRSEDPSIGRSSASTGLATGSPTSPSEDASVVGRGAGTAGGEAEDDRSDKGTYTIELENRNAEEEEARRMIDKVFGVQQNQDTSSLSDLKGEGKGKETGEAGKEALPGDSSWVSQWASLAANHTRTDPEGSGAETAAFLHKERADAFESGASLSRDESSSSLTDRKRRTLPQLPVDDPRAKSCTKALGLRSEIGEKQDTEPQEKENKGDGESPTPMGDGEMTSKRKQSSTSSPSKAPLRTSGSSERKKRSEERKGGGGVAEGGEKSGKPLVRQGSFTIEKPSANVPAELIPRINRGGSGRERSDSVGSMDTATLLKDTEAVMAFLEAKLRDENKLDQKSNKTGISTKGSGSGFPPRTDSISPESDVDTASTASHVAGEAERKASAGGEQKRRSFSSMHREKSNMSTASKTSVTNASARERLERKSKTRTVEATSRTDARRSVQPSSASSRARQPSLDLTDDDQTSSFPISDILSSDQETYSGPLGHSKLDTRSAKASTSGSSKTSRTLQAATTSSLNKQASLPQPRPTRASLLRRARLGDTSDTDLADADRVSVASEVSTTSSTSKPPSGRKGLSRLDMLAQPRRTRLGSISARSDSECTVTRSSTSSPRLSAETALRLGLRSSTPTENRLTPRMRANSVSKLNETKTKTTTSGYCSPTESSQPEPEGGDAEEELMVSSSSRWRRLPPEYGSTSEEEFGSNRNSPKHGGRSHMRPHHLVPHRSSRLSTTASPGSGMVTGPGGVGVKHRMKEQEEYIRDWTAHSEEIARLFPCVRRISQDLAKDLAILAREIHDVAGEIDSVSSSGTAPSTTVSTAATTPGSAIDTREELVDRVFDESLNFRKIPPVISTNKAPEINGKPVELRPRAPDSLEPRALRRRTWNREEAVLDSLLLNSVSQLSTKIRHSVDKTAGKIRILFKDKERNWDEIENKLRSESDIPLLKTSNKEISSILLELKRVEKQLQVINVMVDPDGTLDALASLGLTSPTTPTKSQTAKITSPSATSPGSLPPAKESLPEILPGPGGSTARVQAASASTEETARHPSVGLGLTGVGGLPFNRVRPSGEEAIAQK from the exons ATGAGTGTGACCTCCTGGTTCCTGGTGAGCAGCGGGGGGACTCGCCACCGACTCCCCCGGGAAATGATCTTTGTTGGCCGGGATGACTGCGAGCTCATGCTACAG tCACGCAGCGTGGATAAGCAGCATGCAGTCATCAACTACGAGGCTGGGACTGACGAACACAAGGTCAAGGACCTGGGAAGCCTGAATGGG ACCTTTGTAAATGATGTCCGCATCCAGGAGCAGATGTACATCACTCTGAAGTTGGAGGACAAACTGAGGTTTGGATATG ataCCAACCTGTTCACGGTGGTGAGAGGAGAGCTCACTGTGCCTGAGGAGGCTCTAAAG CATGAAAAGTTCACCAGCGGCCTCCAGCTGAGCAAGAAGCCGCCCAATGGCGAAACCACTACTACCACAACCACAAGCAAGTCTCCCACTAAGACCCCAACAAAGACGCTGAAGTCCGCCAGTGGCAGCACCCCGAGGTCGGGGGAGAGTAGAGCAACAGATGGGGTCACTGCTTCCAAAGAGCCAACAGCTAAACCTGTGGACACTCACAAAGCAGAGGAGAGGTTAGGAG GGGATGTTACAGCGCTGCCTCGTGGGACCCCCCTGTACGGCCAGCCGTCTTGGTGGGGGGATGGGGATGCAGACGATGAGAACTCCTTCAAACAGGAAACCAAGTCAtccaacaaaaaacatgacagcTCCATGTCAG TCCCAGACAGCAAAGAGGCACGTCGAGGGGAGAAAGCTAAAGAGGACGGCCTTCATGCGTCTGCCGCCCACGATTCAAGTTACTTTGAGATCCCTACCAAGGAGGGTCACATGGCCAATAACGGCATCCATGAGATTCCCACCAAGGACACAGAGGGCACCACCACTCACCCTAGCACCACTGCAG CTCAAGGTCACGCCTCCTTCACCATAGAGTTTGACAATACTTCTCCTGGGAAAGTCACCATAAAAGACCATGTGTCAAAGTTCACACCCGACCACCACAGATCTCGCTCCAAGAAGAGTGGAACAGGaagtggaggagcaggagggagggaCTTGAGCACACTGCAAGCCGCTATGATGGCATCGGAGAGCAAGGTGGCCGATTGGCTGGCCCAGAACGACCCTACTCTGGTGCGCAGCGAGTCAACGGAGGACGACAGCAAGAGCATCAAGAGCGATGTGCCGGTCCATCTCAAAAGACTAAAAG GCAGCAAGCATGAGGATGGCACCCAGAGTGACTCAGAGAATGGACTGGGCCTGCGTTTCGCCAACCGCCGCCATGCCCTTGAGGAACGCCTAAAAGCAGTACACGGCCACGTcggaggaggaacaggaggggGTAACATAACAGTGAGCGGGACCAGAGCAACCAGCTCCCGCACTGCCTTCATGATCGAGTTCTACGACGAGGAAAACCCTCGCAAGCGGCGGTCGTATTCGTTTTCCCAGACTGCACCCCTGCAGGTGGGAGGAGCTGGCGGGGAGGGACTGTGTCCCCAGCCTCCCTCTCACCCCAAGGTGTTCAGCATTTCCACATCTGCTACTACAGCCTCAGACTCAG GTAAGGTTCCAGCTCCGATATCAGCTACAGTGGCTGCAGGTGCCCCTACGGCTGCCCGCGTCCTTCTCaagcagaggtcagaggacCCGAGTATCGGTCGCAGCTCAGCCAGTACCGGGCTGGCGACAGGAAGTCCCACCAGCCCCAGCGAAGACGCCTCGGTCGTCGGGAGAGGAGCGGGAACTGCTGGAGGGGAGGCAGAGGACGACCGCAGCGATAAGGGGACCTACACTATCGAACTGGAGAACAGGAacgcagaggaagaggaggccaggcGCATGATCGACAAG GTGTTTGGTGTGCAGCAGAACCAGGACACCTCTAGTCTGTCAGACCtgaaaggagaaggaaaaggaaaggagacaggagaagcagggaaagag GCTCTTCCTGGTGACTCGAGCTGGGTCTCTCAGTGGGCCAGTCTAGCTGCCAATCACACCAGGACAGACCCAGAGGGCTCAGGAGCAGAAACAGCTGCCTTCCTGCACAAAGAGAGAG CTGATGCCTTTGAGTCTGGAGCATCTCTCAGCAGAGATGAATCCTCCTCCAGTCTGACCGACCGTAAGCGCAGGACCCTCCCCCAGCTCCCTGTGGATGACCCCCGGGCTAAATCCTGCACCAAAGCTCTGGGACTGAGGTCCGAGATTGGGGAGAAACAGGACACTGAACCCCAGGAAAAAGAGAACAAGGGAGACGGGGAGTCCCCAACTCCCATGGGCGACGGTGAGATGACCAGTAAAAGGAAACAAAGCTCCACCTCTTCTCCATCCAAGGCTCCTCTCCGGACCTCTGGCAGCAGTGAGCGGAAGAAGAggtcagaggagaggaaaggaggaggaggagtagcagaaggaggagagaagtcTGGGAAGCCTCTAGTACGCCAGGGCagcttcacaattgagaagcccAGCGCTAATGTCCCTGCAGAGCTCATCCCACGCATCAACAGAGGCGGCAGTGGGCGTGAACGCAGTGACTCTGTGGGCAGCATGGATACTGCTACGCTCCTGAAGGACACTGAAGCTGTCATGGCATTCCTGGAGGCCAAACtaagagatgaaaacaaactAGACCAGAAAAGTAATAAAACTGGCATCAGCACTAAGGGTTCAGGTTCTGGCTTCCCCCCTCGGACTGACTCTATATCTCCTGAGTCTGATGTGGACACGGCCAGCACAGCTAGTCATGTggctggagaggcagagaggaaagcATCAGCTGGTGGCGAACAAAAACGACGTTCCTTCAGCAGCATGCACCGGGAGAAAAGCAACATGAGCACAGCTTCCAAGACCAGCGTCACTAACGCAAGTGCCCGTGAACGCTTGGAGAGAAAGTCTAAAACAAGAACAGTGGAGGCGACGAGCCGGACTGATGCACGCCGCTCTGTTCAGCcgtcctctgcctcctccagaGCACGCCAGCCTTCTCTGGATCTCACTGATGATGACCAAACGTCTTCCTTCCCCATCTCTGACATCCTCTCCTCAGACCAGGAGACTTACTCTGGACCTTTGGGGCATTCCAAACTCGACACCAGGTCTGCTAAAGCCTCCACCAGTGGATCCTCCAAAACCAGCCGCACTCTCCAGGCAGCCACGACCTCTTCCCTGAACAAGCAGGCCTCACTGCCTCAGCCGCGCCCCACAAGAGCCTCCCTTCTCCGCCGTGCCCGGCTAGGGGATACATCTGACACGGATCTAGCTGATGCAGACAGGGTGTCTGTCGCCTCTGAGGTgtccaccaccagctccacctctaaGCCGCCATCCGGTCGGAAGGGACTGTCACGGCTGGATATGCTGGCTCAGCCACGTAGGACCCGATTGGGTTCCATCTCAGCCCGCAGTGACTCAGAGTGTACAGTGACACGGAGCTCCACCTCTTCACCCCGCCTGTCAGCTGAGACTGCTCTGCGTCTGGGCTTGCGCTCATCAACACCAACAGAGAACAGGCTGACGCCCAGGATGAGGGCTAACAGCGTGTCCAAACTGAATGAGACCAAGACTAAAACCACTACATCTGGATACTGCTCGCCCACAG AGAGCTCTCAGCCCGAACCTGAGGGTGGTGATGCAGAGGAAGAGCTGATGG TGTCCAGTAGCAGCAGGTGGAGACGTCTGCCGCCTGAGTACGGCTCCACCTCAGAGGAAGAGTTTGGCTCCAACCGGAATTCTCCGAAGCATGGAGGACGCTCCCACATGCGACCTCACCACCTCGTCCCACACCGCAGCTCCAGACTCAGCACCACCGCCAGCCCAGGCTCCGGCATGGTGACGGGTCCAGGTGGAGTTGGGGTCAAACACCGCATGAAGGAGCAAGAGGAGTACATCAGGGACTGGACAGCACACAGCGAAGAGATAGCCAG GTTGTTCCCATGTGTGCGCAGGATCAGCCAGGACCTGGCTAAGGACTTGGCCATCTTGGCCCGTGAGATCCACGATGTGGCCGGTGAGATCGACTCGGTCAGCTCATCTGGCACGGCACCCAGCACCACCGTCAGCACCGCTGCCACCACCCCGGGATCGGCCATCGACACCCGGGAAGAG TTGGTGGATCGGGTGTTTGATGAGAGCCTCAACTTCAGGAAGATCCCGCCTGTGATTTCAACCAATAAGGCGCCAGAGATCAACGGTAAGCCAGTGGAGCTCCGCCCCCGTGCTCCTGACAGTCTGGAGCCCCGAGCTCTGAGGAGACGCACCTGGAACCGAGAGGAG GCGGTGTTGGACAGCCTGCTGCTCAATTCAGTTTCTCAGCTGTCCACCAAGATCAGACACTCTGTTGACAAAACAGCAGGAAAAATCAG GATATTGTTCAAGGATAAGGAAAGGAACTGGGATGAAATTGAGAATAAACTCCGATCAGAGAGTGATATACCACTCCTGAAAACCTCCAACAAG gaGATCTCCTCAATTCTGCTCGAACTGAAGAGAGTTGAGAAGCAGCTTCAAg TGATCAATGTGATGGTAGACCCAGATGGGACTCTGGATGCCTTGGCCAGCCTCGGCCTGACCAGCCCCACCACCCCTACCAAGTCCCAAACCGCCAAAATAACTTCCCCCTCTGCCACCAGCCCTGGGTCTCTGCCCCCAGCCAAAGAATCACTGCCGGAGATCCTTCCTGGGCCTGGAGGATCAACAGCCAGGGTTCAGGCTGCCTCTGCCAGCACAGAGGAGACTGCACGACACCCCAGCGTGGGTCTGGGGTTAACAGGAGTGGGAGGACTGCCCTTCAACCGCGTGCGGCCGAGCGGAGAGGAGGCCATCGcacagaaatga